The DNA window GTGTGGTACTGTCAGACTGAGACCATTATTTTAATACTTCATTCATTTCTAGGAATCACTTGAATCTGTTGAGCTTGGAGGTTTTCATAGAGATTTTCAATTAGATACTGGTAGCTGCTAATTGAACTTTATAAGGagcatacataaagactggcaggccCTATATTATCATGATGCTCTATATGTAACATATTTTAGGCTAttctatagtttttttaaaaaggctataCTGCCTCCTAAAtgaaagagttgttcagttcctgaaaggagaaatgaaaatgcaaaatttatCCATTATCTCATTTGATAATATCTTCTTCTTCCCTGTAGTTCAGTGAGAGTCAGAAATCATGGCAGCAGACAAGAGAAAAGGTAATCAACAGTCAACCCATCCAAAAGCTGACTTCCAAGGCATCGCAAAGCAGAGTTTTATCTACACAGCTTGACAAAAAACTTTCATCCTTGTCTCAGGACTCTGCCTTACCTACCAACAGATTGTCACTACCCTTCGATGCTCAGAGTGTAAAGAATGTACTTTCTGAGGCTGGCTCAAAGATTAAAAAGGGAGTTGAAAAGTTCTCTTCACAAATTAGGAAATTACGTAGAAAGAGAAGATCTGACCGGTCCAGGCCAAATAACAGACGGGTAAAACAACCTAGGAATAGATCAGCTACTCAAATACCCAAACCTAAAAAGAGATCTTCAGAAACCTTGGAAAGGACCCGGTCTAAACCATGCAGGAAACAACCATCTaagctagaaaagaaaagacaaaagcgAAAGGAAAAATTGGCACGTTCTACGAAGGCTATAAAAAAGAGGCTCACAAAAACTAAATCTGTAATATCACCCAAGAGAAAGCAAGCCTCATCCAGAACAGAAGAGCCCCCTAAGTCCAGGAAGGAAAGACGACAGCAAAGGAAAAAGGATAGAGCCGCTTCAAGGGCTGTAAAGAAAGAGCTTAAGAAGATTAAATCCACACTGTCACTTCTGAAAAAGCAAACATCATTTGTCATAAATAACAAATCCAAGCCCAGACACCCCAAACTCAACGAGAAAAACACACTTGAAACCTTTGAAGCAGCAAAGAATCTACTTTCCTTAGCAGAGGAAATCTTCAATGCATCTATGAGGGGACAACCAACACCTGCTCAGAAATTGTTGTCTTCACCAAATCCAATGATTTCTAGTACCAGTGCAAGACCCTCTCCCACTAAGAGTTCAACCACAGCCCCGGTGATTGGCACTACCACCTTAGTACCATCAACCACTAACTTAGAAATAGAGGCTACATCCACAAAGCCTTCAGGAGAAACCACACATGCAGGTACTTCCCCTAGTTCTACAACTTCCATGAACACAGTGCCCTGGTCCACAACTCATTTGGCCTCTGTGTCTACCACTATATCTGCTTCTACCTCAGAGGtctcagaaactgaagcaaacacCAAAGATATGACCACCACCCAAGTCATGGATAGTTCTACCACTCAAGCTGCCTCTACAACTTCAACAAGCATAACTACCACATCTGTCACCACTTCAAACACCACCTCTGTGCCTACTGGAGACAAATCTAAGGGATTTGAGACCACCACCAGTGGTAGCACATTGTCATCAACCAGCACAGCTGTATCTCTTGCTCCTGCAACTACAAAAATACCCACAacgtctgtctttgtttctgctgGCTCTACCAGGAATGCATCACAAGGCACCACACCTGCACCACACTCTACTAGAAGTGCACCTAGCACTGTCACAACTGTAAAAAATGTGACTACCACATTAGTGACTACAACTGTCACTCAAACAACAAATAACACAAGCAATGAAACTACAACCCAAGTGAGTGTAGGAACCAGTAAGTCAACAACTGGCACAACTTCTGTAGCCATATGATGCCTCTCAGTGCTGTTACCAAGTAATTCTATGATCTCAAAGACAAACTACACATCTATCATTACCACCTCAGCTGCTGGATCCATAACCACAAAACTTCTGAGAGCTATCGTCCCAATCTCTATATCTTCCCCCAGAAACACAAATGTTGCTGCCAATGCAATACTTGTGGATACATCCTCTTCTACATCTGTGGCTCCCTCCTTCACTGCTCAACATGGGAATTTGGGTAAAAATGACACCCAGGCTTCTGGAGCTACAACTCCACAGCAGGAGGATTCCCCCATGAaccagaggaaaataaaatttctgaagaCATACCACAGCTCCATCACTGATGGCCCAGCTTCTCCAGCTGACTCTACAACCTTAAGAATAGGCACCACAACTATAGCTACCATCACATCTGTGTAGCTACTGGCCACGACATCTATGGTTACTTCATTAACAACCACAATCCCCATAGCAGCCACTACTTCCCCTGCAACCTCTCCATCTTCACTTTCAGATGTCACAATTACTACCATCATTCTCCACAATTGCAGTCACTCCATTACAGGAATGATTGTTCAGCTGCGGAAACCATGGCTCCAATGGACTAGACTGAAACTCTAGTCACCAAAAACACAGCCTCAGTTTAAGCTACCTCTGCTACTAATAGCACAGGACACTACTGCTACTAAaactacagacaaaaaaaaaattgtaagtggTATTAACCTTGCATCAATGTAAACAATCTTCTCAAACATCTCAATGAGTGTAAATTATCTCATGTAAAGGAAATAgacaaagaaattcagaatattcTATGTGTCCTTGAACACCTTAAATCACTTCTAGTTAGTAATTACATTTGACTTTGCATTTGATAAAGATCCATTATTCTGAGTTTACACACAACGATGTAGGGggatagggtgtgtgtgtgtttgcagaatATGTGGTAGCAAAACCAAGACTAAAATACATAGATTTTAATACTTAAGCCAGCTTTGGGGATTTAAGAAAAATGATCCCAGAGATGGTTAAAAAGATTGTAGAACCATAATCACTTGGTTTCTTCTTAAAAGAATGATCACTGAGCTCTATCTATATTTCAGAAACTATAATTTGAAGACTAAGGAAATAGATCAGCAAGGAAAACATTTGTCTCACAAACATCAGGCTAAAATTCAGATTTCCAACATTCAAATATAAGCTAGGCAGGTGTGATGGGAGACCAATAATCCTAAAACCAAGGTAGCAAAGACAGGGGATTCCTGTAGCATGCTGGCTGGCTAAATTTGCAAGCTCTGAGCTCAGCTGAGAGACCCCCACCTCAATATATATGGTGGAGAGCAATCGATGCAGATGACATCTAATGTCAACTTTAATGTTTAATGtctacaaacacatgtatacatgcacacactcccaaaatgtgagcacacacacatacacacatatacatacatacacacacacacacacacacacacacacacacacacacacgcacacgcacgcgcgcgcgcacgcgcgcgcgcacacgcacccATACATAAGCACATATACGTTTGCTATACTTTTCAATAAGGTTCCCAGTGAATGCACAGATGGGTGTTATCTAATGAGTTGCTAAAATTAAGCCCTGGCACTGTGTCTTCTGAGGTACTTCAGACACATAAGTTCAAACACAAGCATGAGCAAATAACACTAAAGGAGTTTTAACTAATTATTCGAGACAACTTTAATAAGAATTGGGCCAAAATTAGTGTAAAAATTGATGATGATGTATcattattaataaagaaaatctgAGCAGAAAAAATAATCTAGAAAATTTTGAATAATCAAGATACATTATAATGAAGATCTATTCATTATAGATCTATTATGTAAAATGACTAAGATGGAACTACagatgtggctcagtagtagagcatttCTCAGGCAGGCATGAGGATCTAGCTTCAATCCCTAAcactaaaaagataaaaaaagaaaagctattaaGATTAAGGTAGCAGAAATAGACTATTTCTAAAAATGCCATAGCATGTATTTGCGAGTTTTATTTAAGGTTTTGTAGTTTTTAGTGCTATATGGATAAAGGTATTCAAGACAGCAATCATAATGGACAAGGTCATTCATTGATATAGTGAAGTAGAGGTGACATGCTATATTCTAAATCTATAATATGAGAAAATATGATCTACTCTAACAGAACTGACAGCAGCCACAAAGGTGGACACCCAAGGTATCTTGGGACTACACAGAACAAAATGGATAAGAactggaaatagaagaaatagaaaagagcaATTCTGAAACATTTATGGTTATAGTACAATGAACTCATTTGATCATTTTTATGTCCTAAAATTTTTTCTATATTCAACTGCACACCCTAATAATTGCCAATATTGATCAAGAACTTACTGCCATCCCTCTGAATGGTAACATCATTCTAGAAATCATGCTACTTTCAGTCTCCCACTTTCTAAATGTatacacttttatttcttcagctTTTGTTCAATAAATcatcttaaaacatatttttcttacattatatttttgtgtgtctctgagtgtgtgtatgtacatgtacacacacaagtataccCTTTAATGCAGGAATGGAAGTCAAATGGTTAGAGGACCCCTTATACCATGTAAGACTTCTCTTGAAGCTTTTCCCCTGCAGTTTTCTCCCATCCCCACTGAAAATATAGAAACAGTCACTCCAGCTTCATAGGATACCTGCTCAGGTGATATCCAGGTAACTCAGGTACCCTAACACTGTGTGGTGCCAATAGGCTTCTGCTCTGGTCCTCATTCTATTACAGAAGACTGTTTGGTGAGGCAAGAGGCTTGACAATACCTCCTCTAAGAagttatgtgcatatatatatatatatatatatatatatatatatatatatatgtgtgtgtgtgtgtgtgtgtgtgtgtgtgtgtgtgtagatgtatatatacataNtatatatatatatgtgtgtgtgtgtgtgtgtgtgtgtgtgtgtgtgtgtagatgtatatatacatatatatgtatatatacttgaatataatatataaaatatgtatataatataatatatcatttaaaactttctagaaagaaattagatagatagatagatagatagatagatagatagatagatagatagacagatagatagagagattAGAATAATAGTTAACAGTTTTTTCTTCCATCATGTTCAAAGTCAGAACATCAAAGATTTAGAGGTCAGTCCACCAAATATGTATTCCTAGGACTCAGCAACTCTGGAAGTTCAGAGTTTGAGATGTAAGACTTGACCCTAGTAATAAGAACATTATACTCGTTCCCAGAAACAGCAAGTATGGGCCATGGTCTGCTCAACTCCCCACCTCTCATTTCTCTACCTCACATTGACTGGCTCTCTCTGAGTCTCTAGGCCCAGGAGGAATGTGGCAGTGGAAGTTGAACTTGTCCATTAAGGTCCCCCTGACATTCTTTCAATATCCCTGCCTTTCTCAATAATTGGTGTTTCTAATCCAGTCCTTTGTAAGGGAAAACCCTAGCCCATTCCCAGGATCCTTGGGTGAGCCTGACGGCTGTTCTTCTTGTCAATTGTAGAGTCTTGTACTTTGTTATTACTAAAGATGTCTCAGGAAGAAAGGTGCCATGCCATCAAAAGCAATTTCTCAGCTGGGCACAATGTGATCCTTTTAGTAACTAGATACTTGAAGTCTACTGTGTTCCTGGCTTGCCTCCTGTATGAGGAATATCAGCTTCTCTACCATGTGCAACACAGAGATAAGGAAAGGGAAGTTCTTGATTAACTGATGCAAAGAGAGGAGGTCAATTGAGTCCACTGCCCCACCCTCAACCCTCCACTACATTTAGAAATAAACTATGCATTCACTcataaattttcaaaagaagcatATTATGAAAACTATCTCTGAAATTTTGAAATGCATATGTAGCCCTTGGCCATAGGAACATTAAAAGAGGAAATGCATCCTATCAGTTTTGAAAAGTGAGGAGACCATGTAAGAGCAGCTGCCTCTCCAGGGAAGAGCCAAAGAGCATGCAATCATTCCAGAAGTATTCCCTATGCTTCCTTCCAGTTATGGCCCAGAACACAACATAAACACCATAGTGACACATAGATTTGTGCCACTTCGTTCTTCCTCTCCAGAGTTCCATTTCCAACTGACTTGTAAGCTGAAGATGCCTGTGCAGATGGCCACAAGGATCTCAAGTGCTATGTATTTTATGAGTCAGTTCTTTGTCCCCCATGTATCCACTCAACTATGCTTTGCTCAAATTGTCTTTTACTCTCCTTGCTGTCATCAGTTGcttctcttttaattattttattttgacattaatactgttttgcttttgtttttttaaatattttatttcttttcatcaaGTACCATCCTACTCTTAGCTTTTAACGTGTTTGGAGATTACAATATGATTAtagcatttctctcttccctttcctcctgcaGCCCTCCTTTGAAtacttccttgctttctttcaaatttctgaTCTCACTTTTCCCTCATTGCTATTTCATGCCTGCTCAGTCCATGTAATGTTACTTGCATGCATGTTtacagggctgatcatttggcactggacaagcAACTCTTCCTTGAAGAGGACCATCTCTCACTCCCAATTTCCCTCGGTTTCTtgcagttctttgtgtaaggttgaGGCCTTGTAGGATTTTCTCCATCCAGTTTGGCAAATTGATTTGTGACTTACTGGCTTTCCTCATGCTTGGTAGGCATGTGGGTAACACTTTATGactgtagcttctgacattgctAGGAGACAAACTCTTCGAGCAAAGCCCCTAATCCTCTTGCTCTTACCATCTTCCTGACTCTACACTCACCATGTTGTCTGACTATtgaagagagtaaagatttccCAAGATAATCTGGGCAATAATatgcatatatctgtatatatgcatacatttgcaTGTGCAACATAGGCAACTCTTTACAATCATTGAGGTTCTAATCCGACAGTAAGCCTCAAATGGACCTAGTTATTTTATTGAAGCTTCATTTCAAATTGTTAACAACTATTTATTGAGTCATTGCTGAAGGTACTGGTggaaatacagaaacagaaaatgtaataCTCATCTTCAAAGAACTGACAGTTTACTGTGGGAGCAAAGGAAAGTATATTTTGTCTACATTCCATCATCCTCATGTTTTTAAGTATTAATAGGTTCACCTATTTTTCAGCTCTAAGAGTAGAGTAATGAAACTCGGAGCAAGATGGGTAAAATCTGAGCAATAAATTAAATAGTCAAAAGAATAGAAACTTGATACTTTAACAAAGGAGAAATCACTTATGGGGATTTGTCTTGGCTTTGTAATCTGGATAAGTAGGAATAGCCAAGTTGAGGAGAATTTTCGAGGTATAATTAAAGACATAAAAAAGGTTTCATAGAAATACAATTTTGAGGTTTTATTGAGGCAATGTCTGATTCTACATTTTCCCCTAGCATCTACATCTTTGGACCTTGAGTAGGACCAGGAAAGAGCTCAAAAAAGCCCCCATGCACTTCTCTGAAGTTTTCCCCTTTCAATGTTCCTATAGAAGCTATGACAATTAGGCAAGACTGACTGTTATTAGGCCTTTGAATATCAGTATATATGAGATGCACTGAAGTTCTATGATTTCCACACATTCCTAAGCCCAAACACAACATCAATATCTGCCTAACTTTCACCAAGTTAACAGCTAAGGATACCTCAGACAACATAAGTAAActctggcaaaaacaaaacaaaacagcaaaacaacaacaacaagacgtGTTTTCAAAAGCTTTCTTAATTGATGCTCCTACCAGTGTGTTTGAAAGTGCCTTggcttatttcttttgttctacagctattaaaaaacCTCATGAAACTACTGCATTGTTCAAGTATGGTATTTTGAGGAGCCTGAGTCTGTGTCTCCAGACTGTGGTCATTGCTATTTGCATCCAGAGTAACCTGTCTACTCTGGAAAAGCTATGCTTTCCCACCATGGACATGCATGAAACTTGCGCTGCCAACAAGATTAGAGTGTTAATAACCTTCAACAATCAtcctgtggaaatcagtttgagtTACAAAGGACCGTCCTATTGTttcccaatttgtatctcctCCTTCAACATCACCCTTTTGGTGTATGAAAATGTGCTCACTTTAGCCTCCATAAACATTAGGAAAAGCAAATTATGGAAACTGCGTATTAGTATCGACTGAAAAGAAAGCTATATGAATCATTCACCTCAGTGAAGGGAGGCAATAGATTCAGACTTTTTAGACTagtaaaaaggagagagagaaagaatttcaAGATGGAGTTTCTTAATATGCAACATTTTGGGTTCAATTGTTCCAGattcaacttttaaaacaaataggCAGAACTCTTAGTTATCTTAGATGTTAAAAGATGAATTAGTGCCAGGCAGGGATTCCGCATCTGTGGTTATCGGCTTCCTTGAAATAAAAAACCTGTACATACAATCTCCAGTTGAATCAGCTTTCCATCCTTAAGTACATTTTACTGCACCCTAGATTTCCAAACAATTACTTCATGTCCCTTGAAGAGCAATATTGATGTCATGGAAATGGTTCCTTTAAGCTTCAAAAGTGATAACATTACAATTTTCCTGCTCGTGACGCATGACTTTTGATCTAAAGTTAATTATAATGTTTTCAGATCCTTTGAACATCAATactttgattaaaa is part of the Mus pahari chromosome 13, PAHARI_EIJ_v1.1, whole genome shotgun sequence genome and encodes:
- the LOC110330333 gene encoding mucin-5AC-like, whose product is MKALILQGLILAFATCFQFSESQKSWQQTREKVINSQPIQKLTSKASQSRVLSTQLDKKLSSLSQDSALPTNRLSLPFDAQSVKNVLSEAGSKIKKGVEKFSSQIRKLRRKRRSDRSRPNNRRVKQPRNRSATQIPKPKKRSSETLERTRSKPCRKQPSKLEKKRQKRKEKLARSTKAIKKRLTKTKSVISPKRKQASSRTEEPPKSRKERRQQRKKDRAASRAVKKELKKIKSTLSLLKKQTSFVINNKSKPRHPKLNEKNTLETFEAAKNLLSLAEEIFNASMRGQPTPAQKLLSSPNPMISSTSARPSPTKSSTTAPVIGTTTLVPSTTNLEIEATSTKPSGETTHAGTSPSSTTSMNTVPWSTTHLASVSTTISASTSEVSETEANTKDMTTTQVMDSSTTQAASTTSTSITTTSVTTSNTTSVPTGDKSKGFETTTSGSTLSSTSTAVSLAPATTKIPTTSVFVSAGSTRNASQGTTPAPHSTRSAPSTVTTVKNVTTTLVTTTVTQTTNNTSNETTTQVSVGTSKSTTGTTSVAI